The following proteins come from a genomic window of Bradyrhizobium paxllaeri:
- the ugpE gene encoding sn-glycerol-3-phosphate ABC transporter permease UgpE, with translation MVEHRPLSDFIAYAILTLGVLIVAFPVYLALIASTHDAATVVGGHMPATPGSQTLENYYRAIFIGGSRTSREPVANMLINSFVSAIGIAVGKIFISILSAYAVVYFRFPFRKTAFWIIFITLMLPVEVRIYPTYKVVADLRMLDTYAGLILPLIASATGTLLFRQFFMTVPDELLEASRIDGAGPFRFFWDTLLPLSVTTMAALFVIQFIYGWNQYLWPLLITTQDSMQTIVIGIKKMLVATDELAEWQLAMATTVLAMLPPVAVVIFMQRLFVRGLVQTEK, from the coding sequence ATGGTCGAGCACCGTCCCCTGAGTGATTTCATCGCCTACGCCATCCTGACGCTTGGCGTACTCATCGTCGCCTTCCCGGTCTATCTCGCGCTGATCGCCTCGACGCATGACGCCGCGACCGTGGTCGGCGGCCACATGCCGGCAACACCCGGCAGCCAGACGCTGGAAAATTACTACCGCGCGATCTTCATCGGCGGCTCCCGCACCAGCCGTGAGCCGGTCGCCAACATGCTGATCAATTCATTCGTTTCGGCGATCGGCATTGCCGTCGGCAAGATTTTTATCTCGATCCTCTCGGCTTACGCGGTGGTCTACTTCCGCTTTCCATTCCGCAAGACCGCATTCTGGATCATCTTCATCACCCTGATGCTGCCGGTGGAAGTGCGCATCTATCCGACCTACAAGGTGGTCGCCGACCTGCGCATGCTCGACACCTATGCCGGGCTGATCCTGCCGCTGATCGCGTCCGCCACCGGCACGCTCCTGTTCCGGCAATTCTTCATGACCGTGCCGGATGAACTACTGGAAGCTTCGCGCATTGACGGCGCCGGTCCGTTCCGCTTCTTCTGGGATACGCTGCTGCCGCTGTCGGTCACGACCATGGCGGCACTGTTCGTGATCCAGTTCATCTATGGCTGGAATCAATATCTCTGGCCGCTTCTGATCACCACGCAGGATTCGATGCAGACCATCGTGATTGGCATCAAGAAGATGCTCGTGGCCACCGATGAGCTCGCCGAATGGCAGCTCGCCATGGCGACGACCGTCCTTGCCATGCTGCCGCCGGTCGCGGTGGTCATCTTCATGCAGCGGCTGTTCGTGCGCGGCCTGGTCCAGACGGAGAAGTAA
- the ugpA gene encoding sn-glycerol-3-phosphate ABC transporter permease UgpA: MEKSTVFNNRLLPYLLLLPQLVITVVFFYWPASQAIWQSFLREDAFGLVSEFVGLENYQALFAQPEYYQSMLTTVIFSTLVATLSLSIALLFATQADKNLKAGGPYKTLMIWPYAVAPAVAGVLWFFMFQPSLGMLARPLRGMGIDWNPLLNGGHAMTLVVMVSVWKQISYNFLFFLAGLQAIPRSVIEAGAIDGARPMRRFWTIVFPLLSPTTFFLVVVNIVYVFFDTFGIIDAVTGGGPAGATTTMVYKVYADGRLGGDLGGSAAQSVILMIIVIALTAIQFRYVERKVQY; this comes from the coding sequence ATGGAAAAGTCCACCGTCTTCAACAACCGTCTGCTGCCCTATCTGCTGCTGCTGCCGCAGCTCGTCATCACGGTTGTCTTTTTCTATTGGCCGGCGAGCCAGGCAATCTGGCAATCCTTCCTGCGCGAGGACGCGTTCGGCCTCGTTTCCGAGTTCGTCGGCCTGGAAAACTACCAGGCGCTGTTCGCTCAGCCGGAATATTACCAGTCGATGCTGACGACGGTGATCTTCTCGACGCTGGTCGCCACGCTCTCGCTGTCCATCGCACTCCTGTTCGCGACCCAAGCCGACAAGAATCTCAAGGCGGGCGGCCCTTACAAGACGCTGATGATCTGGCCCTATGCGGTGGCGCCCGCAGTTGCCGGCGTACTCTGGTTCTTCATGTTTCAACCCTCGCTCGGCATGCTCGCGCGCCCACTGCGCGGCATGGGCATCGACTGGAATCCCCTGCTCAACGGCGGCCACGCCATGACCCTGGTGGTGATGGTCTCGGTGTGGAAGCAGATCTCCTACAATTTTCTGTTCTTCCTCGCCGGTCTGCAGGCGATCCCGAGGAGCGTGATCGAGGCCGGCGCCATCGACGGCGCCCGTCCGATGCGCCGCTTCTGGACTATCGTCTTCCCGCTGCTGTCGCCGACGACGTTCTTCCTGGTGGTGGTCAACATCGTCTACGTCTTCTTCGACACGTTCGGCATCATCGACGCCGTCACCGGCGGCGGCCCTGCCGGTGCCACCACCACCATGGTCTACAAAGTCTATGCCGATGGCCGTCTCGGCGGCGACCTCGGCGGCTCGGCCGCGCAGTCGGTGATCCTGATGATTATCGTGATCGCGCTGACCGCGATCCAGTTCCGCTACGTCGAACGCAAGGTGCAGTACTGA
- the ugpB gene encoding sn-glycerol-3-phosphate ABC transporter substrate-binding protein UgpB, translating to MALRQFGAAATVTVALALATPAHAVTEIQWWHAMTGGNNDIVNKLAEEFNASQSDYKVVPSYKGSYPDTMNAGIAAFRAGNAPHIMQVFEVGTATMMSATGAIKPVYQLMKDAGEPFDPKAYLPTITGYYSTSKGDMLSFPFNSSSMVMWINKDELKKAGIAEIPKTWPEVFDAAKKLKAAGHATCGFSNAWASWAHIEQFSAWHNVPIGTKANGLDGFDTELKFNSPLHVKHLQNLVDLQKDKTYDYGGRTSTNEARFGSGECAIFLTSSGYYATAKGTAKFDFTSAPMPYYPDVAGAPQNSIIGGASLWVMGGKKPEEYKGVAKFFTFLSDTNRQAKLHQESGYLPITKAAYEKSIKDGFYEKNPTLQTPLKELTNKEPTENSRGLRFGNMVQMRDLWSEEIEAALAGKKTAKEALDAAVARGNAMLRTFEKTAK from the coding sequence ATGGCACTTCGACAATTCGGCGCAGCGGCGACAGTGACGGTTGCGCTGGCGCTTGCAACGCCTGCCCACGCTGTGACCGAGATCCAGTGGTGGCACGCCATGACCGGCGGCAACAACGACATCGTCAACAAGCTGGCCGAAGAGTTCAACGCCAGCCAGTCCGACTACAAGGTCGTGCCGTCCTACAAGGGCAGCTACCCCGACACCATGAACGCCGGCATCGCCGCGTTCCGCGCCGGCAATGCGCCGCATATCATGCAGGTGTTCGAGGTCGGTACCGCCACCATGATGAGCGCCACCGGCGCCATCAAGCCGGTCTACCAGTTGATGAAGGATGCCGGTGAGCCGTTCGATCCCAAGGCGTACCTGCCGACCATCACCGGCTACTACTCGACCTCAAAGGGCGACATGCTGTCGTTTCCTTTCAACTCGTCCTCCATGGTGATGTGGATCAACAAGGACGAATTGAAAAAGGCCGGCATCGCCGAAATCCCGAAGACCTGGCCGGAAGTGTTCGATGCTGCCAAGAAGCTGAAGGCAGCGGGGCATGCGACCTGCGGCTTCTCCAACGCCTGGGCAAGCTGGGCGCATATCGAGCAGTTCTCGGCCTGGCACAACGTGCCGATCGGCACCAAGGCCAACGGGCTCGACGGTTTCGATACCGAGCTGAAGTTCAACTCGCCGCTGCACGTCAAACACCTGCAGAACCTCGTCGATCTGCAGAAGGACAAGACTTACGACTATGGCGGGCGCACCAGCACCAATGAGGCCCGTTTCGGCTCCGGCGAATGCGCAATCTTCCTGACTTCATCGGGCTATTACGCCACTGCCAAGGGCACGGCCAAGTTCGACTTCACGTCGGCGCCGATGCCTTACTACCCTGATGTCGCCGGTGCCCCGCAGAACTCGATCATCGGCGGCGCATCGCTCTGGGTGATGGGCGGCAAGAAGCCGGAAGAATACAAGGGCGTCGCCAAGTTCTTCACCTTCCTGTCGGATACCAACCGGCAGGCCAAGCTGCACCAGGAGTCCGGCTATCTTCCGATCACCAAGGCAGCCTATGAGAAATCGATCAAGGACGGCTTCTATGAGAAGAACCCGACCCTGCAGACTCCCTTGAAGGAACTCACCAACAAGGAGCCGACCGAGAACTCGCGCGGCCTGCGCTTCGGCAACATGGTGCAGATGCGCGACCTCTGGTCCGAGGAGATCGAGGCGGCGCTGGCCGGCAAGAAGACCGCCAAGGAAGCCCTCGATGCGGCCGTCGCCCGCGGCAATGCCATGTTGCGCACCTTCGAGAAGACTGCAAAGTAG
- a CDS encoding CaiB/BaiF CoA transferase family protein — protein MSSTGAMTGLRVIDLTRVLGGPYCTQILADHGADVIKVEPPAGDEVRDWGPPFHEEDAAYFVGINRNKRSIGLDLASEGGRAVLMKLLETADVLIENFKPGTLDKWGIGNDVLRARFPKLVHCRISGFGADGPRGGNPGYDAIIQAMTGMIAATGSPESGPMRIGVPLVDITTGLYAAIGILMALSERQRSGLGQFLETTLYETGLAIMHPHTANYFMHGKPPGLTGNEHPNLVPYAIFPTKTDNIFIGVGNDGTFRKLAKEIGKPELGTDPRFARNKDRIANRDALRAELAAVFSQHEAEPLCNRLLAAGLPAGPVQKIDQALANPHTLHRGDIIEKDWYKGVASPIRLERTKPSLRRTPPKFSQHTSEVLGEFGYSKGEIEALVATGAVCGSDRKR, from the coding sequence ATGAGTTCTACCGGCGCAATGACCGGCCTGCGCGTGATCGATCTGACGCGCGTGCTCGGCGGCCCCTATTGCACGCAAATTCTCGCCGATCACGGCGCCGACGTGATCAAGGTCGAGCCGCCGGCCGGCGACGAGGTGCGCGACTGGGGTCCTCCCTTCCACGAGGAGGACGCGGCTTATTTCGTCGGTATCAACCGCAACAAACGCTCGATCGGGCTCGACCTCGCCTCCGAAGGCGGGCGCGCGGTGCTGATGAAATTGCTGGAGACCGCCGACGTCCTGATCGAGAATTTCAAGCCGGGCACGCTCGACAAATGGGGCATCGGCAACGACGTGCTGCGCGCGAGATTTCCGAAGCTGGTGCATTGCCGGATTTCCGGCTTTGGTGCCGACGGCCCGCGCGGTGGCAATCCCGGCTATGACGCGATCATCCAGGCCATGACCGGCATGATCGCGGCGACCGGCTCGCCCGAAAGCGGCCCGATGCGGATCGGTGTTCCCCTCGTCGACATCACGACAGGACTTTATGCCGCGATCGGCATCCTGATGGCGCTGTCGGAGCGGCAGCGTTCCGGTTTGGGACAGTTTCTCGAAACCACGCTGTATGAAACCGGCCTTGCGATCATGCATCCACATACCGCGAATTATTTCATGCACGGCAAGCCGCCGGGACTGACCGGCAATGAGCATCCGAATCTGGTGCCGTATGCGATCTTCCCGACCAAAACCGACAACATCTTCATCGGCGTCGGCAATGACGGTACCTTCCGCAAGCTCGCCAAGGAAATCGGCAAGCCCGAGCTCGGCACCGATCCGCGCTTTGCCCGCAACAAGGACCGCATCGCCAACCGCGACGCGCTGCGCGCCGAGCTTGCCGCCGTGTTCAGCCAGCACGAGGCTGAGCCGCTCTGCAATCGCCTGCTCGCGGCCGGTCTGCCGGCCGGCCCGGTGCAGAAGATCGACCAGGCGCTGGCCAATCCGCATACGCTGCATCGCGGCGATATCATCGAGAAGGACTGGTACAAGGGCGTCGCCTCGCCGATCCGGCTGGAGCGGACCAAGCCGAGCCTGCGCCGTACTCCGCCGAAATTCAGCCAGCACACATCAGAGGTGCTCGGCGAGTTCGGCTATTCGAAGGGCGAGATCGAGGCGCTGGTCGCCACAGGCGCGGTCTGCGGCTCCGACCGCAAGCGGTAA
- a CDS encoding organic hydroperoxide resistance protein, whose translation MSVNVLYKTSAKATGGRDGTAATLDGALDVKLATPKELGGGGGAGNNPEQLFAAGYAACFIGAMKFVASQGGPKVPADATVTSTVGIGPRSEGGFGLDIDLAVSLPGVPKAEAEALVAKAHQVCPYSNATRGNVDVRLTVV comes from the coding sequence ATGTCCGTGAACGTGCTCTACAAGACCAGCGCCAAGGCCACCGGCGGCCGCGACGGCACCGCCGCAACGCTCGACGGCGCGCTCGATGTCAAGCTCGCCACGCCGAAGGAACTCGGTGGCGGCGGTGGCGCCGGCAACAATCCCGAGCAGTTGTTCGCGGCCGGCTATGCCGCCTGCTTCATCGGCGCGATGAAGTTCGTCGCCTCGCAAGGCGGCCCGAAGGTGCCGGCGGACGCTACAGTGACCTCCACTGTCGGTATCGGACCACGCTCGGAAGGCGGCTTTGGCCTTGATATTGATCTCGCCGTCTCGCTGCCCGGCGTTCCCAAGGCGGAAGCGGAAGCCCTGGTCGCCAAGGCCCACCAGGTATGCCCCTACTCCAACGCCACCCGCGGCAACGTGGATGTGCGCCTGACGGTCGTGTAA
- a CDS encoding MarR family winged helix-turn-helix transcriptional regulator — MARKSSADFPLRLDNQICFAVYSTAHAFNRVYKPLLDKLGLTYPQYLVMLVLWERDGVPVKDIGERLFLDSGTLTPLLKRLEAAELIKRTRSTEDERQVLIALTAKGEALREKARAVPQSILAASACSVGELVAMKNEIVALRDRLNAVLRE, encoded by the coding sequence ATGGCCAGGAAATCTTCGGCGGATTTTCCGCTGCGGCTCGACAATCAAATCTGCTTTGCGGTGTATTCCACCGCGCACGCGTTCAACCGCGTTTACAAGCCGCTGCTCGACAAGCTCGGTCTGACCTATCCGCAATATCTGGTCATGCTGGTGCTGTGGGAGCGCGATGGCGTGCCGGTGAAGGATATCGGGGAGCGGCTGTTCCTGGATTCCGGCACGCTGACGCCGCTGCTCAAGCGGCTGGAGGCCGCCGAGCTGATCAAGCGAACCCGCAGCACCGAAGACGAGCGGCAGGTGTTGATAGCGCTGACGGCAAAGGGCGAGGCGCTGCGGGAGAAAGCGCGAGCCGTGCCGCAATCGATCCTGGCGGCATCAGCCTGCTCCGTCGGTGAACTCGTGGCGATGAAGAACGAGATCGTCGCGCTGCGTGATCGGTTGAATGCGGTGCTGCGGGAGTAG
- a CDS encoding GIY-YIG nuclease family protein, protein MKYVYILESLDSAHFYVGITDDLRARLAKHNAGEVPHTSKYGPWRIKTYVAFSNEAQAVAFEKYLKSASGRAFAKKRL, encoded by the coding sequence ATGAAATACGTCTACATTCTGGAAAGTCTCGATTCGGCGCACTTCTACGTCGGCATCACCGACGACTTGCGCGCACGATTAGCAAAGCACAACGCTGGCGAGGTCCCGCACACTTCGAAGTACGGCCCGTGGCGAATCAAAACGTATGTGGCGTTCAGCAACGAGGCGCAGGCTGTGGCATTCGAGAAGTACCTGAAGTCTGCGTCCGGCCGCGCCTTCGCGAAGAAGCGCCTCTAG
- a CDS encoding TIGR02300 family protein: protein MAKSDLGTKRICPTTGKKFYDLNKNPVISPYTGEVVPIAPIAPPRGRGDAARAAAAATTAADMPEPAEAEELVSLEEADAEENTGKVKAQVPESEDDIEIDETIEDDDDDDSTFIPDEEEGDEDVTDIIGDVGGDEET from the coding sequence GTGGCCAAATCCGACCTCGGAACCAAGCGCATTTGCCCGACGACGGGTAAGAAGTTCTACGACCTGAACAAGAACCCGGTGATTTCGCCCTATACCGGCGAGGTCGTGCCGATTGCGCCGATTGCGCCGCCCCGGGGCCGCGGCGATGCCGCACGTGCCGCTGCCGCCGCAACCACCGCCGCCGACATGCCGGAGCCCGCCGAGGCCGAAGAGTTGGTCTCGCTCGAGGAGGCCGATGCCGAGGAGAACACCGGCAAGGTCAAGGCCCAGGTTCCCGAATCGGAAGACGACATCGAGATCGATGAGACCATCGAGGACGATGACGACGACGATTCGACCTTCATTCCGGACGAGGAAGAGGGCGATGAGGACGTTACCGACATCATCGGTGACGTCGGAGGTGATGAAGAGACTTGA
- the aroA gene encoding 3-phosphoshikimate 1-carboxyvinyltransferase, whose amino-acid sequence MTHSTAQTPLESRSSGPLTGKVRVPGDKSISHRALILGALSVGETRISGLLEGEDVLNTAKSMQALGAKVERTGPFAWKLAGVGVAGFAQPAAPLDFGNSGTGCRLVMGAVAGCPITAVFDGDASLRSRPMRRILDPLELMGAKAGETREGGRLPLTLHGARDPVPILYRTPVASAQIKSAVLLAGLAAPGVTTVIEQEASRDHTELMLKHFGAEIVSAREGSHGRRIALTGQPELHGAEVVVPADPSSAAFPIVAALVVEGSDVTFSDVMTNPLRTGLFTTLREMGASIGESDVRGDAGEPMATLRVRASKLRGVEVPPERAPSMIDEYLVLAVAASFAEGTTIMRGLQELRVKESDRLEATAAMLRVNGVKVEITGDDLIVEGRGHVPGGGLVATHMDHRIAMSALAMGLAADKPVKVDDTAFIATSFPDFIPMMRSLGAEFS is encoded by the coding sequence TTGACCCATTCAACCGCCCAAACCCCGCTGGAATCCCGTTCCAGTGGCCCCCTGACCGGGAAAGTCCGTGTTCCCGGCGACAAGTCGATTTCGCACCGCGCCCTCATCCTGGGGGCGCTTTCGGTCGGCGAAACCCGCATTTCAGGCCTGCTCGAGGGCGAAGATGTCCTCAATACAGCCAAATCCATGCAGGCACTGGGCGCCAAGGTCGAGCGGACCGGGCCGTTCGCCTGGAAGCTCGCAGGCGTCGGCGTGGCTGGATTCGCCCAACCGGCTGCTCCGCTCGATTTCGGCAATTCCGGTACCGGATGCCGGCTGGTGATGGGGGCGGTGGCCGGTTGCCCGATCACGGCGGTATTTGACGGCGACGCCTCGCTGCGCTCGCGTCCGATGCGCCGGATCCTCGATCCCCTCGAATTGATGGGCGCCAAGGCCGGCGAGACCAGGGAAGGCGGCCGTCTGCCGCTGACGCTGCACGGCGCGCGCGATCCCGTGCCGATCCTTTATCGCACCCCGGTGGCTTCGGCCCAGATCAAGTCGGCGGTGCTGCTGGCGGGGCTTGCCGCGCCTGGCGTCACCACCGTCATCGAGCAGGAAGCCAGCCGCGACCACACCGAGCTGATGCTGAAACATTTCGGCGCCGAGATCGTCTCGGCCAGGGAAGGCAGCCACGGTCGCAGAATCGCGCTCACCGGCCAGCCCGAATTGCATGGCGCCGAGGTCGTGGTGCCGGCCGATCCGTCGTCAGCGGCATTTCCAATCGTGGCGGCGCTGGTCGTCGAGGGCTCGGACGTGACCTTCTCCGACGTCATGACCAATCCGCTGCGTACCGGCCTGTTCACGACGCTGCGCGAGATGGGCGCCTCCATCGGGGAGAGCGACGTGCGCGGCGACGCCGGCGAGCCGATGGCCACCTTGCGCGTGCGCGCGTCCAAACTGCGCGGCGTCGAGGTGCCGCCGGAGCGCGCGCCCTCGATGATCGATGAATACCTGGTGCTCGCGGTCGCAGCTTCCTTCGCGGAAGGCACCACGATCATGCGCGGGCTGCAGGAATTGCGTGTCAAGGAATCCGACCGGCTGGAGGCGACCGCCGCCATGCTGCGCGTCAACGGCGTCAAGGTCGAGATCACGGGCGACGACCTGATCGTCGAGGGCCGCGGCCACGTGCCGGGCGGCGGTCTCGTCGCCACCCACATGGATCATCGCATCGCGATGTCGGCGCTGGCAATGGGACTGGCCGCCGACAAGCCGGTCAAGGTCGACGACACCGCCTTCATCGCCACCAGCTTTCCGGATTTCATCCCGATGATGCGTTCGCTGGGCGCGGAGTTTTCGTGA
- a CDS encoding Bug family tripartite tricarboxylate transporter substrate binding protein: protein MNAISRRRFIGSAAAASAIPLIGTSAEAQADWPSKPIKIIAGYPAGGQTDLFARTYGEYIRAETGQNVTVENKAGASGSVAAVEAKRAGPDGYTLMFTISTTMIMNRVLIKDIAYDADKDFILVSIMPAGSLPFVASEKTGAKTLDEFVAYAKKAEKVNIGTYGAGSYAHMAVAEMNKQYGLKMEAVHYRGEAPMWTDLAGGFIDGAHGSYSAALSVLQSGRGHAVAVSRKRMSTLPDVPSFKEQGATSRIFQLTGFQCCAAPAGTPADVIQKLSKLLVAGGKTEKVLKVMKSFGVDDTAMTFEETQKLFKEESPVWLEAVTSLGLAPS from the coding sequence ATGAACGCGATTTCACGACGTCGCTTTATCGGCAGTGCAGCCGCCGCCTCGGCCATCCCGCTGATCGGGACTTCGGCCGAGGCGCAGGCCGACTGGCCGAGCAAGCCGATCAAGATCATCGCGGGCTATCCCGCCGGCGGGCAGACCGATTTGTTCGCGCGTACCTATGGCGAATACATCCGGGCCGAGACCGGTCAGAACGTGACGGTGGAAAACAAGGCCGGCGCCTCCGGATCGGTCGCAGCCGTCGAAGCCAAGCGCGCCGGGCCCGACGGTTACACGCTGATGTTCACGATCTCGACGACGATGATCATGAACCGGGTTCTGATCAAGGACATCGCTTACGACGCCGACAAGGATTTCATCCTCGTCTCGATCATGCCGGCGGGCAGCCTGCCCTTCGTCGCCAGCGAGAAGACCGGCGCCAAGACGCTCGATGAATTCGTCGCCTATGCGAAGAAAGCCGAGAAGGTCAACATCGGCACCTATGGCGCAGGCTCATACGCGCATATGGCCGTCGCCGAAATGAACAAGCAGTACGGCCTCAAGATGGAAGCGGTTCACTATCGCGGCGAGGCGCCGATGTGGACCGATCTTGCCGGCGGATTTATCGACGGCGCCCACGGCAGCTATTCCGCGGCATTGTCCGTTCTGCAAAGCGGCCGCGGCCACGCCGTCGCCGTTTCGCGCAAGCGCATGTCCACCTTGCCGGATGTGCCGTCTTTCAAGGAGCAAGGCGCGACATCGCGCATCTTCCAATTGACCGGCTTCCAGTGCTGCGCCGCGCCCGCGGGCACGCCGGCGGACGTCATTCAGAAACTGTCAAAACTCCTCGTCGCCGGCGGCAAGACCGAAAAGGTGCTGAAGGTCATGAAATCGTTCGGCGTCGACGACACCGCGATGACCTTCGAGGAGACACAGAAACTCTTCAAGGAAGAATCGCCAGTCTGGCTCGAAGCCGTGACGAGCCTTGGGCTTGCGCCGTCCTGA
- the cmk gene encoding (d)CMP kinase: MIIAIDGPAASGKGTLGKRLAHHYGYRHLDTGVIYRAVAKALLDQGFDLTDEARAVTVAMELDPENFGHPELKSQRIGDAASVVSAIPKVREALVNFQRQFAADPPGAVLDGRDIGTVICPNADVKIFVVADPQVRARRRTLEALARGEAADEAAVLADILKRDERDKNRAAAPLKAAADAHILDNSNLDIEASVSAAIAIVEAVRAKR, encoded by the coding sequence ATGATCATCGCTATCGACGGGCCGGCGGCATCCGGCAAGGGCACGCTCGGCAAGCGGCTCGCTCACCATTACGGCTATCGCCATCTCGACACCGGCGTGATTTATCGCGCGGTGGCAAAGGCGCTGCTGGATCAGGGTTTTGACCTCACCGATGAGGCGCGCGCAGTCACGGTGGCGATGGAACTCGATCCCGAAAATTTCGGCCATCCCGAGCTGAAGTCGCAGCGTATCGGCGATGCCGCTTCGGTTGTGTCCGCCATCCCCAAAGTACGTGAGGCCTTGGTCAATTTTCAGCGTCAGTTCGCGGCCGACCCGCCAGGCGCTGTGCTCGACGGGCGCGACATCGGCACGGTGATCTGCCCGAATGCCGATGTGAAGATCTTTGTCGTCGCCGACCCGCAGGTGCGGGCCCGCCGTCGGACGCTGGAAGCGCTGGCGCGGGGCGAAGCCGCCGACGAGGCAGCGGTGCTGGCCGACATTCTCAAGCGCGACGAACGGGACAAGAACCGCGCGGCCGCACCGCTGAAGGCCGCGGCGGACGCCCATATCCTCGATAACTCGAATCTCGATATCGAGGCGAGCGTGAGCGCCGCCATTGCGATCGTCGAGGCCGTCCGCGCCAAGCGGTGA